From Megalobrama amblycephala isolate DHTTF-2021 linkage group LG8, ASM1881202v1, whole genome shotgun sequence, the proteins below share one genomic window:
- the LOC125274476 gene encoding serine/arginine-rich splicing factor 7-like isoform X2 has translation MSRYGRHGGETKVYVGNLGTGAGKGELERAFGYYGPLRTVWIARNPPGFAFVEFEDPRDAEDAVRGLDGKVICGSRTRVELSTGMPRRSRYDRPPTRRPFDPNDRCYECGEKGHYAYDCHRYSRRRRSRSRSRSHSRSRSRGRRYGRSRSRSRGRRSRSFSPRRSRSGSPRRSRSVTPKRSRSISRSRSRSGSGPRSRSGSVGRSKSGSRARSRSPSRSPAGSESPERDD, from the exons ATGTCGCGATACGGGCGACACGGAGGCG AAACGAAGGTGTACGTGGGTAACCTGGGCACCGGGGCAGGTAAGGGTGAGTTAGAGCGGGCATTCGGTTATTACGGGCCGCTGAGAACCGTGTGGATCGCTCGCAACCCTCCGGGATTCGCCTTTGTGGAGTTTGAAGATCCCAGAGATGCTGAGGATGCTGTGCGTGGCCTCGATGGCAA GGTGATCTGTGGCTCTCGAACGCGTGTGGAGTTATCCACCGGAATGCCACGGCGCTCCCGATACGACCGTCCGCCAACTCGCCGGCCCTTCGACCCGAACGACCGCTGCTACGAGTGCGGCGAGAAGGGCCACTACGCGTACGACTGTCACCGGTACAGTCGACGGCGCCGGAGCAG GTCTCGTTCCCGTTCCCACTCTCGCTCTCGGTCCAGAGGGAGGAGATACGGTCGCTCTCGCAGCCGCAGCAGAGGGAGaag GTCCAGATCTTTCTCTCCTCGCCGTTCTCGCTCGGGTTCTCCCAGACGCTCCAGATCTGTGACGCCCAAACGATCCAG GTCCATATCCCGCTCTCGCTCCCGATCCGGCTCTGGTCCCAGGAGCAG GTCTGGTTCAGTCGGGAGGTCCAAATCTGGCTCTCGGGCTAGAAG
- the LOC125274476 gene encoding uncharacterized protein LOC125274476 isoform X3 — protein MNFSDFIFTLKFCRRSLSMCERCLYDVAVVNHRVIGWLGFHENHRKCSFRCDGFAHAQASGRLTGGCLFLSGFHYFTLCRDTGDTEAGDLWLSNACGVIHRNATALPIRPSANSPALRPERPLLRVRREGPLRVRLSPVQSTAPEQVSFPFPLSLSVQREEIRSLSQPQQREKVQIFLSSPFSLGFSQTLQICDAQTIQVHIPLSLPIRLWSQEQVWFSREVQIWLSG, from the exons ATGAACTTTAGCGACTTCATCTTCACTCTGAAGTTCTGCAGGAGATCGCTTAGCATGTGTGAACGCTGTCTGTATGACGTCGCTGTCGTAAACCATCGTGTGATTGGTTGGCTGGGTTTTCATGAGAATCATAGGAAATGTAGTTTTCGGTGTGATGGGTTTGCGCATGCGCAAGCGAGTGGTCGTTTGACAGGAGGCTGTTTGTTTCTGTCAGGATTTCATTATTTCACATTATGTCGCGATACGGGCGACACGGAGGCG GGTGATCTGTGGCTCTCGAACGCGTGTGGAGTTATCCACCGGAATGCCACGGCGCTCCCGATACGACCGTCCGCCAACTCGCCGGCCCTTCGACCCGAACGACCGCTGCTACGAGTGCGGCGAGAAGGGCCACTACGCGTACGACTGTCACCGGTACAGTCGACGGCGCCGGAGCAG GTCTCGTTCCCGTTCCCACTCTCGCTCTCGGTCCAGAGGGAGGAGATACGGTCGCTCTCGCAGCCGCAGCAGAGGGAGaag GTCCAGATCTTTCTCTCCTCGCCGTTCTCGCTCGGGTTCTCCCAGACGCTCCAGATCTGTGACGCCCAAACGATCCAG GTCCATATCCCGCTCTCGCTCCCGATCCGGCTCTGGTCCCAGGAGCAG GTCTGGTTCAGTCGGGAGGTCCAAATCTGGCTCTCGGGCTAG
- the gemin6 gene encoding gem-associated protein 6: MLQWSDRSPQQWREFVNQEVCVTARDRQRFEGCVFTVDPVSASVVLVSFPEHERPSVKVILGHAVTDVQILASGTEETERRMKSLFLPDRTQVLSKEELKSRRENLRLWLEKNRVPVTEDGDVLRVASVLTISAPYGTGDCSCANEIILARVQSLVESIPGGEHTSLS; encoded by the exons ATGTTGCAGTGGAGTGACAGGAGTCCTCAGCAGTGGCGGGAGTTTGTCAATCAGGAGGTTTGTGTAACAGCACGTGATCGGCAGCGCTTTGAGGGATGCGTGTTCACGGTGGACCCCGTTTCTGCCAG TGTGGTGCTGGTGAGCTTCCCAGAGCATGAGCGTCCATCAGTAAAGGTGATTCTGGGTCACGCGGTGACGGACGTTCAGATCCTCGCGAGCGGAACGGAGGAGACGGAGAGACGAATGAAGAGCTTGTTCCTGCCGGACAGAACGCAGGTCCTCAGTAAAGAAGAACTGAAGTCACGGAGAGAGAATCTGCGTCTGTGGCTGGAGAAGAACAGAGTCCCGGTGACTGAAGACGGGGATGTTCTTCGTGTGGCGAGCGTGCTGACCATCAGCGCCCCCTACGGCACTGGAGACTGCAGCTGCGCCAATGAGATCATCCTGGCAAGAGTTCAGAGTCTAGTTGAGAGCATCCCTGGAGGAGAACACACTTCACTGTCCTAA